One window of the Conexibacter sp. SYSU D00693 genome contains the following:
- a CDS encoding acyltransferase yields MRSALAPPVPSGAEAAPLLRGEPAPLHGGPLAFLRFARAHGMLSAKYARLALRLAWLKLRWGKRLQTDGLAFVGPGVSFEIGKGAVVRLGRWSWIGHGCKIRAHEGVVEIGAKTVMGQECTISSFQKVSIGRECILADRVMLIDFDHGVVEVERPIREQGIYKRDVRVGNNVWVGYGACFLRGVTVGDNCVVGTNTVVTKDVPQDAVIAGAPARVLRMRDAPRRLRWS; encoded by the coding sequence ATGAGGTCCGCCCTCGCGCCACCCGTGCCCTCGGGCGCCGAGGCCGCCCCGCTGCTGCGCGGCGAGCCGGCCCCGCTGCACGGCGGCCCGCTCGCGTTCCTGCGCTTCGCCAGGGCGCACGGGATGCTCAGCGCCAAGTACGCGCGCCTGGCCCTGCGCCTCGCCTGGCTGAAGCTGCGCTGGGGCAAGCGCCTGCAGACCGACGGCCTCGCGTTCGTCGGTCCCGGCGTCTCCTTCGAGATCGGCAAGGGCGCGGTGGTCAGGCTCGGCCGGTGGTCCTGGATCGGCCACGGCTGCAAGATCCGCGCGCACGAGGGCGTCGTCGAGATCGGGGCGAAGACCGTCATGGGCCAGGAGTGCACGATCTCCTCCTTCCAGAAGGTCTCGATCGGCCGCGAGTGCATCCTGGCCGACCGCGTGATGCTCATCGACTTCGACCACGGCGTCGTCGAGGTCGAGCGGCCGATCCGCGAGCAGGGCATCTACAAGCGCGACGTGCGCGTGGGCAACAACGTGTGGGTCGGCTACGGCGCGTGCTTCCTGCGCGGCGTGACGGTGGGTGACAACTGCGTCGTCGGGACGAACACGGTCGTCACGAAGGACGTCCCCCAGGACGCGGTCATCGCGGGCGCGCCCGCGCGCGTGCTGCGCATGCGCGACGCGCCGCGTCGCCTGCGCTGGTCCTAG
- a CDS encoding putative RNA methyltransferase — MDDVLDLLRCPVCGAALARDGGALRCEAGHAFDVARQGFVTLLPGDAPAHPGDTAAMVQARDAVVAAGHLTPLSVALAEVVARAVDGVDGAVVDLGAGTGHHLAAVLDGLPQRRGLALDRSKPALRRAARIHPRAAAIGADAWSALPVRDGVAAAVLSVFAPRSAAEVARVLAPGGAFVVATPAAEHLGSLVRGLGLLAVDPAKDARVREALETSFALESSRRVAWPLSLSRDEAVAFAAMGPSAFHVGADELEARAAGVAEPLETSGVVDVAVWRAVRASR; from the coding sequence GTGGACGACGTCCTCGACCTGCTGCGCTGCCCGGTCTGCGGGGCCGCGCTCGCCCGCGACGGCGGCGCGCTGCGCTGCGAGGCGGGTCACGCGTTCGACGTCGCCCGCCAGGGGTTCGTGACGCTCCTGCCGGGCGACGCCCCCGCGCACCCCGGCGACACGGCCGCGATGGTGCAGGCGCGCGACGCGGTCGTCGCGGCGGGTCACCTGACGCCGCTCAGCGTGGCGCTGGCGGAGGTCGTGGCCCGGGCGGTGGACGGCGTCGACGGCGCCGTCGTGGACCTCGGGGCGGGCACCGGCCACCACCTCGCGGCGGTCCTCGACGGCCTGCCCCAGCGGCGCGGCCTGGCGCTCGACCGCTCCAAGCCGGCGCTGCGCCGCGCGGCCCGCATCCACCCGCGGGCGGCGGCGATCGGCGCGGACGCCTGGTCGGCGCTGCCGGTGCGCGACGGCGTCGCGGCGGCGGTGCTCAGCGTCTTCGCCCCCCGGTCGGCCGCGGAGGTCGCGCGGGTGCTCGCGCCCGGCGGCGCGTTCGTCGTCGCGACGCCGGCGGCCGAGCACCTCGGGTCCCTCGTGCGCGGGCTCGGGCTGCTGGCGGTCGACCCGGCGAAGGACGCGCGCGTGCGCGAGGCGCTCGAGACGTCGTTCGCGCTGGAGTCGTCGCGGCGGGTCGCGTGGCCGCTGTCGCTGTCGCGCGACGAGGCCGTGGCGTTCGCGGCGATGGGACCGAGCGCGTTCCACGTGGGGGCGGACGAGCTGGAGGCGCGGGCGGCGGGGGTGGCGGAGCCGCTCGAGACGTCGGGGGTGGTCGACGTGGCGGTGTGGCGTGCCGTCCGAGCGTCGAGGTGA
- the meaB gene encoding methylmalonyl Co-A mutase-associated GTPase MeaB gives MAQTTDSLAQRLLDGDRRALARAITLVESDDPAGWELVREVYPKTGQATIVGLTGAPGAGKSTLIGALTKLRREQERQVAVLSIDPSSPFTQGALLGDRIRLTDHFLDPGVFIRSMANRGALGGLSEAALQAALLMDAAGRDDVFLETVGVGQAEVDIIDHADTVVLVLMPGSGDSIQALKAGVMEIPDIIVVNKADHPLTETMVREVRAVLSLAPHGGWRVPIVKTEASRGKGVPELVERLDEHRAHIEQEGTLSERRRRNLRSEVLGICTFRMRAALEEQLAQDEEFQRLLDEVVARRLDPASAATQILRRVDPAQAEPGAGD, from the coding sequence ATGGCCCAGACGACGGACAGCCTCGCCCAGCGCCTCCTCGACGGCGACCGCCGCGCCCTCGCCCGGGCCATCACGCTCGTCGAGAGCGACGACCCGGCGGGGTGGGAGCTCGTCCGCGAGGTCTACCCCAAGACCGGGCAGGCGACGATCGTCGGCCTCACGGGCGCGCCGGGCGCCGGCAAGTCGACGCTCATCGGCGCGCTGACGAAGCTGCGCCGCGAACAGGAGCGCCAGGTCGCGGTCCTCTCGATCGACCCGAGCTCGCCCTTCACCCAGGGCGCGCTGCTCGGCGACCGCATCCGCCTCACCGACCACTTCCTGGACCCGGGCGTCTTCATCCGCTCGATGGCCAACCGCGGCGCACTGGGCGGCCTCAGCGAGGCCGCGCTGCAGGCCGCGCTGCTCATGGACGCCGCCGGCCGCGACGACGTCTTCCTCGAGACCGTCGGCGTCGGCCAGGCCGAGGTCGACATCATCGACCACGCCGACACCGTCGTCCTGGTGCTCATGCCGGGTTCGGGCGACTCCATCCAGGCGCTGAAGGCCGGTGTCATGGAGATCCCGGACATCATCGTCGTCAACAAGGCCGACCACCCGCTGACCGAGACGATGGTCCGCGAGGTCCGGGCCGTCCTCTCCCTCGCGCCCCACGGCGGCTGGCGCGTGCCGATCGTCAAGACCGAGGCCTCCCGCGGCAAGGGCGTCCCGGAGCTCGTCGAGAGGCTCGACGAGCACCGCGCCCACATCGAGCAGGAGGGCACGCTCTCCGAGCGCCGCCGCCGCAACCTGCGCTCCGAGGTCCTCGGCATCTGCACCTTCCGCATGCGCGCCGCGCTCGAGGAGCAGCTCGCGCAGGACGAGGAGTTCCAGCGCCTGCTCGACGAGGTCGTCGCCCGGCGCCTCGATCCGGCGAGCGCGGCGACGCAGATCCTGCGGCGGGTGGACCCGGCGCAGGCCGAGCCGGGCGCCGGGGACTGA
- a CDS encoding FTR1 family protein has translation MTPLRRTLALVALALLALACGAQAASAATEPWRAAQQVQDGLFRAQTDLVLDDRASAQRAVRGAARAYAGPLAEGTRGVAPDVRGALAAARAAVRRGDQVALAEARGTVRAALLRGSFATTLAAAARGDAVTARRWLLLRDFRTATRFTRPGADATLAVERLARRTLSPAATRQAVAKDLLDASQARVRELLADARRGDEQDLPARRAEAAAQAQGTFAVLRDRYVEDRGAAAAARAADAFAALERTSVDGGRPFLAAVGSATQALEGFTAAPFTDEEAARRAQQLLRFLALVPVEYGRGVQDGKVTKDFEIQEAVAFRTGAKSAFDDLRDQLAKADEASTRAAAAGLDRLGGAVDRAQRTPDAVASADAVEGLTERTEQLLRQAMPERWEAPTDESDYDLIDLTLDRMEAAVGAGQYQQAEQARLEAYAFFEFGPERRLRSFDPGLALDVEGLIWFGAAGEDGLAELIADRAPRRDIRETRITLDAKLADAAATLGDAANQTTVVTNAAIIVFREGLEGVLILAAITASMIGVRRRLRRPVMVGAIAGLLVSLVTWVLAQTLLDSLDQYGEKLEAVVGLIAIGVLLLITNWFFHKVYWSEWIGRFHRQRKRYEQLEKRGFVSAQAIGLFVLGLTSVYREGFETVLFLQSLELSAGTAAVIEGAGLGLALTFAVAAVTFLLQRKLPYKRMLVVTGVMIGFVLVVMVGQTARTMQGTGWLSITPIHADLPYWSGLWFGVYPTWETIAAQVLAAAFVIGSYVLAQEVRVKRPRRKATKAGATPAPAAAGPGDRPTAGAPSEDADQRPLTPSRR, from the coding sequence ATGACGCCGCTGCGCCGCACCCTCGCGCTCGTCGCCCTCGCGCTGCTCGCCCTGGCGTGCGGCGCGCAGGCCGCGAGCGCCGCGACCGAGCCGTGGCGAGCGGCCCAGCAGGTCCAGGACGGCCTGTTCCGCGCGCAGACCGACCTCGTCCTCGACGACCGCGCGAGCGCCCAGCGGGCGGTCCGTGGCGCCGCCCGCGCCTACGCGGGCCCGCTCGCCGAGGGCACCCGCGGCGTCGCCCCCGACGTCCGCGGCGCGCTGGCCGCGGCCCGCGCCGCGGTCCGCCGCGGCGACCAGGTCGCGCTGGCCGAGGCGCGCGGGACCGTGCGCGCCGCGCTCCTGCGCGGGTCGTTCGCCACGACGCTCGCTGCGGCCGCGCGCGGCGATGCCGTCACCGCGCGGCGCTGGCTGCTGCTGCGCGACTTCCGCACCGCGACGCGCTTCACCCGGCCGGGCGCCGACGCGACGCTCGCCGTCGAGCGCCTCGCCCGTCGCACCCTGAGCCCGGCGGCCACCCGCCAGGCTGTGGCCAAGGACCTCCTCGACGCCTCGCAGGCCCGCGTGCGCGAGCTGCTGGCCGACGCCCGCCGCGGCGACGAGCAGGACCTGCCGGCCCGTCGCGCCGAGGCCGCGGCACAGGCGCAGGGGACGTTCGCCGTGCTGCGCGACCGCTACGTCGAGGACCGCGGCGCCGCGGCCGCCGCCCGTGCCGCCGACGCCTTCGCCGCGCTCGAGCGCACGAGCGTCGACGGCGGCCGCCCGTTCCTCGCCGCGGTCGGGTCCGCCACGCAGGCGCTCGAGGGCTTCACCGCCGCGCCGTTCACCGACGAGGAGGCGGCGCGCCGCGCCCAGCAGCTCCTGCGCTTCCTCGCGCTCGTCCCCGTCGAGTACGGCCGCGGCGTCCAGGACGGCAAGGTCACCAAGGACTTCGAGATCCAGGAGGCCGTCGCCTTCCGGACCGGCGCCAAGAGCGCCTTCGACGACCTGCGCGACCAGCTCGCCAAGGCCGACGAGGCGAGCACCCGCGCCGCCGCCGCGGGGCTGGACCGCCTCGGTGGCGCCGTCGACCGCGCGCAGCGCACGCCCGACGCCGTCGCCTCCGCCGACGCCGTCGAGGGCCTGACCGAGCGCACGGAGCAGCTCCTGCGCCAGGCGATGCCCGAGCGCTGGGAGGCCCCGACCGACGAGTCCGACTACGACCTCATCGACCTGACGCTCGACCGCATGGAGGCCGCGGTCGGCGCCGGCCAGTACCAGCAGGCCGAGCAGGCCCGCCTCGAGGCCTACGCGTTCTTCGAGTTCGGCCCGGAGCGCCGGCTGCGCTCCTTCGACCCGGGCCTGGCGCTCGACGTCGAGGGCCTCATCTGGTTCGGCGCCGCGGGCGAGGACGGCCTCGCCGAGCTCATCGCCGACCGCGCGCCGCGCCGCGACATCCGCGAGACGCGCATCACCCTCGACGCGAAGCTCGCCGACGCCGCCGCGACGCTCGGCGACGCGGCCAACCAGACGACCGTCGTGACCAACGCGGCGATCATCGTCTTCCGCGAGGGCCTCGAGGGCGTCCTCATCCTCGCGGCGATCACCGCGTCGATGATCGGCGTCCGTCGCCGGCTGCGCCGCCCGGTGATGGTCGGCGCGATCGCCGGCCTGCTCGTCTCGCTCGTCACCTGGGTGCTGGCCCAGACGCTGCTGGACTCCCTGGACCAGTACGGCGAGAAGCTGGAGGCGGTCGTCGGCCTCATCGCGATCGGCGTCCTGCTGCTGATCACGAACTGGTTCTTCCACAAGGTCTACTGGTCGGAGTGGATCGGCCGCTTCCACCGCCAGCGCAAGCGCTACGAGCAGCTCGAGAAGCGCGGGTTCGTCAGCGCGCAGGCCATCGGCCTGTTCGTCCTGGGCCTGACGAGCGTCTACCGCGAGGGCTTCGAGACCGTCCTCTTCCTCCAGTCGCTCGAGCTGAGCGCCGGCACCGCGGCGGTCATCGAGGGCGCGGGGCTCGGCCTGGCGCTGACCTTCGCGGTCGCCGCCGTCACCTTCCTGCTCCAGCGCAAGCTGCCCTACAAGCGGATGCTGGTCGTCACCGGCGTGATGATCGGCTTCGTCCTCGTCGTCATGGTCGGCCAGACCGCGCGCACGATGCAGGGCACGGGCTGGCTCTCGATCACTCCGATCCATGCGGACCTGCCGTACTGGTCGGGCCTGTGGTTCGGCGTCTACCCGACGTGGGAGACGATCGCGGCGCAGGTGCTGGCCGCCGCCTTCGTCATCGGCTCCTACGTGCTGGCCCAGGAGGTGCGCGTCAAGCGCCCGCGCCGCAAGGCCACGAAGGCCGGCGCTACCCCCGCACCGGCGGCAGCAGGTCCTGGAGACCGCCCCACGGCAGGGGCCCCGTCGGAGGACGCAGACCAGCGTCCGCTGACCCCCAGCCGGCGATGA